One window of the Niallia circulans genome contains the following:
- a CDS encoding MFS transporter: MEIWKRNLLVLWIGVFFTSASFNMVIPFLPIFLIELNVHENTEIWAGVLFSAAFFAGAFASPFWGRLADKYGRKPMIIRAGFVLFVVYTLAAFVTNPYQLLVLRILQGLLSGFIPGAIALIGTNTPSDKTGYALSMISTASASGGIMGPLIGGVISQLVGNRLSFASAGLLVFIATLLIIFWVKEDNFSPSKEKGSVRNDLRIAFANKPLMLVLLLTIVTSCSIMTIEPILPLYILEIGGSMDKASLLAGIIFSLPGIASVIMAPYWGKWADKVGFNRVLFIGLLGGGLGTFSQIIFSNIWGFSITRFIFGLFFCAVFPALNGLVVKSTAEDFRGRAFSLNQTANQLGGMFGPMIGGFLGGVLPAQSVFIVTGILLIVATGIAYKKGNIFSPTMKQKVKIVTHGK; the protein is encoded by the coding sequence ATGGAAATTTGGAAGCGGAATTTGCTTGTTTTATGGATAGGGGTTTTCTTTACCTCTGCATCCTTTAACATGGTAATTCCCTTTTTACCAATTTTTCTTATTGAATTAAATGTTCATGAAAACACAGAGATTTGGGCTGGAGTACTATTTAGTGCAGCTTTTTTTGCCGGGGCGTTTGCTTCTCCGTTTTGGGGAAGACTTGCCGATAAATATGGCAGAAAACCGATGATTATTCGCGCGGGATTTGTGCTATTTGTCGTTTATACATTAGCTGCATTTGTTACCAATCCCTATCAACTATTAGTGCTTCGTATTCTGCAAGGATTATTGTCTGGATTTATTCCTGGGGCGATAGCTTTAATTGGGACGAATACTCCTTCAGATAAAACTGGTTATGCCTTATCAATGATTTCAACGGCATCTGCATCGGGTGGGATTATGGGTCCGCTGATTGGAGGCGTGATTTCCCAATTAGTCGGAAACCGGCTTTCCTTTGCAAGTGCTGGTCTCCTTGTTTTTATTGCAACGCTTCTGATTATTTTCTGGGTAAAAGAGGATAATTTCTCTCCAAGTAAAGAAAAAGGATCTGTCAGAAACGATTTGCGGATTGCTTTTGCCAATAAACCATTAATGCTTGTGCTCTTGTTAACAATTGTTACCTCATGCTCGATTATGACGATTGAGCCAATACTTCCTCTCTATATATTAGAGATTGGAGGTTCCATGGATAAAGCCTCCTTATTAGCAGGTATAATCTTTTCACTCCCTGGTATTGCTAGTGTCATTATGGCACCATATTGGGGTAAGTGGGCGGATAAGGTTGGATTTAACCGCGTCTTATTTATCGGATTACTTGGTGGCGGTCTTGGTACTTTTTCTCAAATTATTTTCAGTAATATTTGGGGCTTCTCGATTACTCGTTTTATTTTTGGGCTCTTTTTCTGTGCGGTATTCCCAGCATTGAACGGGTTAGTTGTAAAATCAACTGCAGAGGATTTCCGTGGGAGAGCCTTTAGTTTAAATCAAACAGCCAATCAACTAGGAGGAATGTTTGGACCGATGATTGGTGGTTTTCTTGGAGGAGTTCTCCCTGCTCAGTCTGTGTTTATAGTAACAGGTATCCTGCTAATCGTAGCGACAGGGATTGCTTATAAAAAAGGAAATATATTTAGCCCAACCATGAAACAAAAAGTTAAAATAGTTACACATGGAAAATAA
- the sspO gene encoding small acid-soluble spore protein O, with translation MTKNKNKNAKQAVQNDTARQYDHEFANEPLTAAEKLNNKKTKKRQ, from the coding sequence ATGACAAAAAATAAAAATAAAAATGCGAAGCAAGCAGTACAAAATGATACAGCTCGTCAATATGATCATGAATTTGCCAATGAACCATTAACAGCAGCGGAGAAATTAAATAATAAAAAGACAAAAAAAAGACAATAA
- a CDS encoding sensor histidine kinase, with protein MNSSLELQMLIQLFERAALLLITLFFMTRVPKFKETLQKDHHSPTELTLITIIFCAFALFGTYSGIQVEGSIVNIRTIAIMSGGILFGPWVGIVTGIVSGLHRYLIDIGGVTSIPCLITSILAGIVSGYIHLRVKKSSRWIYGIVAGMLCEMLTMILILFMADPFDLGIDIVSIIALPMILGQGSIGLIVLMIASVEGEKERIAAQQAQLALNIANKTLPYFRSINGNSLRTICTIIKEDIQADAVAITDTKDVLAYVGFGEEKYKIGQEIISDLTKDTIRSGKITIRNNIADHHTPQIHCLLIIPLEERGVVTGTLKIYYRKAYTITNTLQTMAIGLAQIISTLMEVSRVEQMKEEANKAELKALQTKINPHFLFNALNAIASTTRRDPEKARELIINLSGYMRYNLEVGEELIDIQLALKQVRDYIQIEKARFGNRLQVNYEIDDIHIKLPSLLIQPLVENAVVHGILKRKGPGVVTISVKDLGETVRVSVRDTGEGIAQEVIDRLAKEEVSSKQIGLTNVHQRVKLMYGTGLNIRRLEPGTEVYFDITKEIA; from the coding sequence ATGAACTCTTCCCTAGAATTGCAAATGCTCATTCAATTATTTGAACGAGCTGCCCTTTTACTCATTACTTTATTTTTTATGACAAGAGTCCCGAAGTTTAAAGAGACCTTGCAAAAGGATCATCACTCGCCAACAGAGCTGACATTAATTACGATTATATTTTGTGCCTTCGCTCTGTTCGGGACCTATTCGGGAATACAAGTAGAAGGTTCGATTGTCAACATCCGCACAATTGCCATTATGTCAGGTGGTATCCTGTTTGGCCCATGGGTTGGAATTGTGACCGGAATTGTTTCCGGTCTACATCGTTATTTAATTGACATTGGTGGCGTAACCTCTATTCCTTGTTTAATTACAAGTATTTTAGCAGGGATTGTATCTGGTTATATTCACCTTCGCGTGAAAAAGAGTAGTCGCTGGATTTATGGAATAGTTGCTGGAATGCTATGTGAAATGCTAACAATGATTTTGATATTGTTTATGGCAGATCCTTTCGACTTAGGAATAGATATTGTTTCGATCATTGCTTTACCGATGATTTTAGGGCAAGGGAGCATTGGGCTAATTGTCTTGATGATTGCCAGCGTAGAAGGAGAAAAGGAAAGAATCGCGGCACAGCAGGCGCAATTAGCCCTTAACATTGCGAATAAGACCTTGCCTTATTTTCGTTCTATTAATGGGAATTCTTTGCGAACTATTTGTACCATTATAAAAGAAGATATTCAAGCAGACGCAGTAGCTATTACGGATACAAAAGATGTTCTTGCATATGTAGGGTTTGGGGAGGAAAAATATAAGATCGGCCAAGAGATTATCAGTGATTTAACGAAAGACACCATTCGAAGTGGCAAGATTACGATTCGGAATAATATTGCCGATCATCATACTCCGCAAATTCATTGTTTATTAATTATTCCGTTAGAAGAAAGAGGCGTTGTAACCGGTACCCTAAAAATTTATTACCGCAAAGCTTATACAATTACCAATACATTGCAAACCATGGCAATCGGATTGGCGCAAATTATTTCAACCCTTATGGAAGTGTCGCGAGTGGAACAAATGAAAGAGGAAGCAAATAAGGCCGAACTAAAAGCACTACAAACAAAAATTAATCCCCATTTCTTATTTAATGCGCTAAACGCGATTGCATCCACAACCCGTCGCGATCCTGAAAAAGCACGAGAATTAATTATTAATTTATCGGGGTATATGCGCTATAACTTAGAGGTTGGAGAAGAGCTTATTGATATCCAGCTCGCACTCAAGCAAGTGAGAGACTATATTCAAATTGAAAAAGCTCGTTTCGGAAACCGCCTGCAAGTGAACTATGAGATAGATGATATACATATTAAACTTCCGAGTCTTCTCATCCAGCCATTGGTCGAAAATGCGGTTGTGCACGGAATTTTAAAGCGAAAGGGTCCTGGAGTTGTAACGATATCAGTCAAAGATTTAGGAGAGACAGTAAGGGTTAGTGTGCGGGATACTGGAGAAGGGATTGCCCAGGAGGTAATTGATCGTTTAGCAAAAGAAGAGGTATCCTCCAAACAAATCGGTTTAACAAATGTTCATCAACGAGTAAAATTAATGTATGGAACAGGCTTAAACATTCGTAGATTAGAGCCAGGTACGGAAGTTTATTTTGACATAACGAAGGAGATAGCATGA